The following are encoded together in the Desulfobaccales bacterium genome:
- a CDS encoding trypsin-like peptidase domain-containing protein has product MRCRDNGQFAAVLAIMVVFLGSLGAGAAWGQESLPELIKKVSPAVVTVAGFNAQGKVIRIGSGFFVDAQGHLITNLHVIKGVARAEVKLPKGEVYPLTEMVAADDKADLVKLVVNLPGGPPHYLTVSGARPEVGEHVVVLGSPLGLEHTVTDGMVSAIRTIKDRGEFLQISAPISPGSSGGPVVNMKGQVIGIATFQVRGQNINFAVPGYRVLALKEGPSRGLPGQGADGKILPARPGVNVPRPQIQMK; this is encoded by the coding sequence ATGAGATGCAGGGATAATGGGCAATTCGCGGCCGTCTTGGCAATAATGGTGGTCTTCCTTGGAAGCCTGGGGGCAGGCGCGGCCTGGGGTCAGGAGAGTCTGCCGGAGCTGATTAAAAAGGTCTCCCCTGCCGTGGTGACCGTGGCCGGGTTTAATGCGCAAGGCAAAGTCATCCGCATCGGAAGCGGCTTTTTTGTGGATGCGCAGGGTCACCTCATCACCAATCTGCACGTCATCAAAGGGGTGGCCCGGGCTGAAGTGAAACTGCCCAAGGGAGAGGTTTACCCTCTGACTGAGATGGTAGCGGCGGATGACAAGGCCGATCTAGTCAAATTGGTAGTGAATCTGCCCGGCGGCCCGCCGCATTACCTGACGGTGAGCGGCGCCCGGCCGGAAGTGGGGGAACACGTGGTGGTGCTGGGCAGCCCCCTGGGATTGGAACACACGGTGACCGACGGCATGGTGTCGGCGATCCGCACCATTAAAGACCGGGGTGAGTTCCTGCAAATTTCGGCCCCCATTTCGCCAGGCTCCAGCGGCGGCCCGGTGGTCAATATGAAGGGCCAGGTCATTGGGATTGCCACGTTTCAGGTGAGAGGCCAGAATATCAATTTCGCGGTGCCTGGCTACCGGGTGCTGGCCCTAAAGGAAGGTCCGTCTAGGGGGCTGCCGGGCCAGGGAGCAGACGGTAAAATTCTACCGGCGCGCCCTGGGGTGAATGTGCCGCGGCCCCAGATACAGATGAAATAG
- a CDS encoding phospholipase D family protein: MKKKTLILLLVTLCLWSAVALAQTGSIRVYFSPNGGCTDAILAQINRAKTEILIQAYSFTSKPIAQALIAAQKRGVRVTAVLDKSNRTQKYSAATFLKNVGVPVYIDDKHAIAHNKIMIIDNRVVITGSFNFTMAAENKNAENLLIMEDMPDFTRAYRENFQKHLRHSVAYRPVED; encoded by the coding sequence ATGAAGAAAAAAACGCTTATTCTCTTGTTGGTTACGCTTTGCCTGTGGTCTGCGGTCGCCCTGGCCCAGACCGGGTCTATCCGGGTCTATTTCTCCCCCAACGGCGGCTGTACCGACGCCATCCTGGCGCAGATTAACCGGGCCAAGACGGAAATCCTGATTCAGGCTTATTCATTCACCAGCAAACCTATCGCCCAGGCCTTGATTGCCGCCCAGAAGCGCGGGGTCAGGGTCACCGCAGTGTTGGACAAGTCTAACCGGACCCAGAAATATTCCGCGGCCACCTTCTTGAAGAACGTGGGCGTCCCGGTCTACATCGACGACAAGCACGCCATTGCCCACAATAAAATCATGATTATTGACAACCGGGTGGTTATCACCGGCTCCTTTAACTTCACCATGGCGGCTGAAAACAAGAACGCCGAGAACCTGTTGATCATGGAGGATATGCCCGACTTCACGAGGGCTTACCGGGAGAATTTTCAGAAACACCTGCGGCATTCCGTGGCGTACCGCCCCGTTGAGGATTGA
- the dinB gene encoding DNA polymerase IV, which produces MRIIGHLDMDAFFAAIEERDHPELKGRPVVVGADPAGGQGRGVVSTANYPARVYGIHSALPISTAWKLAEAARRRGQPATVFTRGNYSRYREVSDKIMAILHRYAPVVETAGIDEAYFDLSFTGSYDRAADLARKIKTEILVQERLTASIGLGPNKLIAKIASDFQKPDGLTVVTAAEAEDFLAPMVVRKIPGIGPKTEHSLARLGIKTVQDLKRFSAKELEERFGSWGPSLYERIRGRHDSPLVTEWEPKSVGEQETFAKDTLDLDFIFQRLWALCHEVHRRFTNGGFHTYRTVVVTVRFADFATFTRSHTRPAPAATLRTLTFAAMKLLMPFLDNRENPKHKLIRLIGVRVEKLGKEDFGVGEVM; this is translated from the coding sequence ATGCGCATCATCGGCCACCTGGATATGGATGCCTTTTTCGCGGCCATCGAAGAGCGGGACCACCCGGAACTCAAAGGGCGGCCTGTGGTAGTGGGGGCCGACCCCGCGGGAGGGCAGGGGCGTGGAGTGGTGTCCACAGCCAACTACCCGGCCCGCGTCTACGGCATCCATTCCGCCCTGCCCATCTCAACGGCCTGGAAGTTGGCCGAAGCGGCCCGGCGCCGGGGCCAGCCTGCCACCGTCTTCACCCGGGGCAATTACTCCAGGTATCGGGAGGTCTCGGATAAGATCATGGCGATTCTGCACCGTTATGCCCCGGTGGTGGAGACCGCCGGCATCGATGAAGCTTACTTCGACCTGAGTTTCACCGGATCATATGATCGGGCCGCAGACCTGGCCCGTAAGATCAAAACGGAAATCCTGGTCCAAGAAAGGCTCACTGCCTCCATCGGCCTCGGTCCCAACAAGCTGATCGCCAAGATCGCCTCGGACTTTCAAAAGCCCGACGGCCTGACGGTGGTCACCGCGGCGGAGGCGGAAGATTTTTTGGCACCCATGGTGGTGCGCAAAATCCCCGGCATAGGCCCCAAGACCGAGCACTCCCTGGCCCGTCTGGGCATTAAGACTGTCCAAGATTTAAAGAGGTTTTCTGCGAAAGAGTTGGAAGAACGGTTCGGGTCCTGGGGGCCGTCGCTCTATGAGCGGATTCGGGGCCGCCATGATAGTCCACTGGTCACCGAGTGGGAGCCCAAATCCGTTGGAGAGCAAGAAACCTTTGCCAAAGACACGCTGGACCTAGACTTTATTTTCCAGCGCCTTTGGGCTCTCTGCCATGAGGTACATCGGCGCTTTACCAATGGGGGCTTCCACACGTACCGCACCGTGGTGGTCACCGTGCGCTTTGCCGATTTCGCCACCTTTACCCGCTCCCACACCCGGCCAGCGCCCGCGGCCACCCTGCGCACCCTCACCTTCGCCGCCATGAAACTGCTCATGCCGTTTTTAGACAATCGAGAGAACCCCAAGCATAAATTGATTCGCCTTATCGGCGTGCGGGTGGAGAAGTTGGGGAAGGAGGATTTTGGAGTGGGGGAGGTTATGTAG
- the alr gene encoding alanine racemase, which yields MMITTMVDLAIDLAALEHNYRQLRGLCNPQVKMLAVVKADAYGHGLVPVARKLAAAGVDYFGVGSLEEGLMLRRAGITLPLLLLLGILPEEAGCAVNHDLDVALFRLDVAQALAAAAHNQGKKARVHLKVDTGMGRLGLLPSEILPFLAGLKKLRNFNVVGLISHLAVADQEDKTYTSKQVSEFTSLLAAARQEGWKLPLSHITNSAALWEVPEAHLGLVRPGLMLYGSPPSPQRLPSVDLQPVMSLAAQVLQVKRLPPGSSISYGCTYTTPDWCDLAVLPVGYCNGYSRLFSNRGEVLIHGRRAPIRGRVCMNLTMVDVTGIPEVKEGDRAVFLGQDQGEQLRGEDLAEWAQTISYEIYCALGTANVRNYTGA from the coding sequence ATGATGATCACCACCATGGTGGACCTGGCCATTGACTTGGCGGCCCTGGAGCACAACTATCGCCAGCTGCGCGGTCTCTGTAATCCCCAGGTTAAGATGCTGGCGGTGGTCAAAGCCGATGCCTATGGGCATGGGCTGGTCCCTGTGGCCCGGAAGCTTGCTGCCGCCGGGGTGGATTATTTCGGGGTCGGTTCCCTGGAAGAAGGCCTGATGCTGCGCCGGGCGGGAATCACCCTGCCGTTGTTGTTGCTCTTGGGAATTCTGCCGGAGGAAGCCGGATGTGCCGTGAACCATGACCTGGATGTGGCTCTGTTCCGCTTGGACGTGGCTCAGGCCCTGGCGGCCGCGGCGCACAATCAGGGCAAAAAGGCCCGGGTGCATCTCAAAGTGGATACGGGCATGGGTCGCCTGGGATTGCTTCCTTCGGAAATTCTGCCGTTTTTGGCAGGGTTGAAGAAATTGCGTAATTTTAACGTCGTTGGCCTGATTTCCCATCTTGCGGTGGCGGATCAGGAAGACAAGACCTATACTTCTAAACAAGTCAGTGAATTTACTTCCCTTCTGGCCGCAGCCCGGCAGGAGGGCTGGAAGCTGCCGTTAAGTCATATTACCAACAGCGCAGCGCTCTGGGAGGTGCCCGAGGCCCATTTGGGCTTGGTGCGGCCCGGCCTCATGCTCTATGGCTCGCCCCCTTCCCCCCAGCGGCTGCCGTCGGTGGACCTCCAGCCGGTGATGTCCCTCGCGGCCCAGGTGCTCCAGGTAAAGCGCCTGCCCCCGGGGAGCAGCATCAGCTATGGCTGCACCTACACTACCCCTGATTGGTGTGACCTGGCGGTGCTGCCGGTGGGGTACTGCAACGGTTACAGCCGCCTTTTTTCCAACCGGGGCGAGGTCCTGATCCATGGCCGCCGAGCCCCCATCCGGGGCCGGGTATGTATGAATCTCACCATGGTGGACGTCACCGGCATCCCGGAGGTGAAGGAAGGCGACCGGGCCGTATTCTTAGGTCAGGACCAGGGGGAGCAATTGCGGGGCGAGGACCTGGCGGAATGGGCCCAGACCATCAGTTATGAAATTTACTGTGCCCTTGGCACTGCCAATGTCAGGAACTACACCGGAGCTTGA
- the murB gene encoding UDP-N-acetylmuramate dehydrogenase, whose amino-acid sequence MPSKLISLKTSGLILENQPLAPLTTWKIGGAAARLAAPADVEGVYRLMRLAQDRGWPLFFLGRGSNVLIDDAGLPGLTLHLAKSLQGIEPQGETLRVGAGVALPRLAQAAARLGFAGFEFLAGIPGTVGAALRLNAGAEGCSLGGVLRRLWVATPQLHLVEFQAAELGLGYRSSLLLNFPHWLVVEAEFNLAQPADPEAIKARMRELLLARRARQPANPRSCGSVFKNPPGGPAAGWLIDQARFKGRSYGDAVVSREHANFILNRGQATAAQVKGLIQEIQATVWQTQGIALEREVIFLPEDLGSLHNEASF is encoded by the coding sequence TTGCCTAGTAAGCTAATTTCACTGAAAACGAGCGGGCTCATCTTGGAAAACCAGCCCCTGGCCCCCCTGACCACCTGGAAGATCGGCGGGGCGGCGGCGCGGTTGGCGGCGCCCGCGGACGTAGAAGGCGTCTACCGTCTGATGAGACTGGCTCAGGACCGGGGCTGGCCGCTGTTCTTCCTGGGGCGAGGGTCGAACGTGCTTATTGATGACGCGGGGCTGCCGGGGCTTACCCTCCACCTGGCTAAAAGTCTCCAAGGCATCGAGCCTCAGGGCGAGACGCTACGGGTGGGGGCTGGGGTGGCCTTGCCCAGGCTAGCCCAGGCCGCGGCCCGATTGGGTTTTGCCGGATTTGAGTTCTTAGCCGGCATCCCCGGCACCGTGGGCGCGGCGCTGCGCCTCAACGCCGGGGCCGAGGGGTGTAGCCTGGGCGGGGTCTTGCGGCGACTGTGGGTGGCCACTCCCCAACTGCATCTGGTGGAATTCCAGGCAGCGGAACTGGGTCTGGGCTACCGGTCTTCCCTGCTGCTTAACTTCCCGCATTGGCTGGTGGTGGAAGCGGAGTTTAACCTCGCACAGCCCGCCGACCCTGAGGCCATCAAGGCCCGCATGCGGGAGTTGCTCCTGGCCCGGCGAGCCCGGCAGCCGGCCAATCCCCGGAGTTGTGGCAGTGTCTTCAAGAATCCGCCCGGAGGACCGGCCGCAGGCTGGCTCATCGATCAAGCCCGGTTCAAAGGGCGAAGTTACGGGGATGCCGTGGTGTCCCGCGAGCATGCCAATTTTATCCTCAACCGCGGGCAGGCTACTGCGGCCCAGGTCAAAGGCCTTATCCAGGAAATCCAGGCAACGGTCTGGCAGACCCAGGGGATCGCCCTGGAGCGAGAAGTGATCTTTCTGCCGGAGGATTTGGGATCTCTTCACAACGAAGCGAGCTTTTGA
- the polX gene encoding DNA polymerase/3'-5' exonuclease PolX: MDKKAVAAVLDEIAHLLELAGESPFKVRAYEAGARAVLTYPGDLASALSSGDLAQVKGIGKSLAGVIGELFSQGDAALYRELKAKTPPGLMELLQVPGLGPKKARILFQDLNITGIGELEYACQENRLTALPGFGVKSQEKIKAGLASLRRYAGLFRLGDLLPLAESIAARWRKVPGIQRLELAGPIRRGLEVAGAIDLAIATDQPQQVVASLEKILGAEFIDRGPGKIEATLPQGMPLRLTLATPEFFGAAWLAATGSEAHFQAVQSLAQDHNLDLASQGLFAAGALQPCREEADIYGRLGLPLIPPELREGLGEIEAGRDNRLPRLVTGADIRGCFHVHSYYSDGVNSLEELINAATQRGWSFLGLSDHSQTAFYAGGLKPPDLDRQRQDVEARRREHPNFSLFWGVESDIMSDGSLDYPDDILQGFDFVIASIHSQFNLQKEAMTERILKALATPFCTMLGHISGRLLLAREPYAFDLEAILKFAGAHQVIMEINASPYRLDLDWRWLRRAKELGILISINPDAHSLEGLDDVNYGVMTARKGWLAPEDILNTYPPAEVAQILRRRRAG, from the coding sequence ATGGATAAGAAAGCGGTGGCGGCCGTCCTGGATGAAATCGCTCACCTCCTGGAGTTGGCCGGGGAAAGCCCTTTCAAGGTCAGAGCCTATGAGGCAGGCGCCCGGGCGGTGCTCACCTATCCCGGAGATCTGGCCTCCGCTCTGAGTTCCGGAGACCTGGCCCAAGTCAAGGGCATCGGCAAGTCCCTGGCCGGGGTCATCGGTGAACTGTTCAGCCAGGGGGACGCCGCCCTTTACCGGGAGCTCAAAGCCAAGACCCCGCCCGGCCTGATGGAACTGCTCCAGGTGCCGGGCCTGGGCCCCAAGAAGGCCCGCATACTGTTCCAAGACCTGAACATCACCGGTATCGGGGAATTGGAATATGCCTGCCAGGAAAACCGGTTGACCGCTCTCCCCGGTTTTGGAGTCAAATCCCAGGAGAAGATCAAAGCCGGGTTGGCCAGCCTGCGGCGCTATGCCGGGCTTTTCCGCCTGGGGGATCTCCTGCCCTTGGCCGAATCCATCGCGGCCCGATGGCGGAAAGTGCCCGGCATCCAGCGTTTGGAACTGGCCGGGCCCATCCGCCGTGGCCTGGAAGTGGCCGGGGCCATTGACCTGGCAATCGCCACCGACCAGCCCCAGCAGGTAGTGGCAAGCCTGGAAAAAATCTTGGGCGCGGAGTTTATAGACCGTGGCCCCGGAAAGATTGAAGCCACCCTGCCCCAAGGAATGCCTTTGCGCTTGACCCTGGCTACGCCTGAGTTTTTCGGAGCCGCGTGGCTCGCGGCTACAGGCAGCGAAGCCCACTTCCAGGCCGTCCAAAGCCTGGCCCAGGACCATAACCTGGATCTGGCTTCCCAAGGTCTGTTCGCCGCGGGCGCCCTCCAGCCCTGCCGGGAAGAAGCCGACATCTATGGGCGGCTGGGTTTGCCGCTTATTCCTCCCGAGTTGCGGGAGGGTCTGGGAGAAATCGAGGCCGGACGGGATAACCGCCTGCCCCGTCTCGTCACTGGCGCGGATATCCGGGGCTGCTTTCACGTCCACTCTTACTATAGTGACGGCGTCAATTCCCTGGAGGAGCTCATCAATGCCGCCACCCAGCGCGGCTGGAGTTTCCTGGGCCTGTCGGACCACAGCCAAACGGCCTTTTATGCCGGAGGGCTGAAACCCCCGGACCTGGACCGGCAAAGACAGGACGTGGAGGCCCGCCGCCGAGAGCATCCGAATTTTAGCTTGTTCTGGGGAGTGGAATCGGACATTATGAGCGACGGCTCTCTGGATTACCCCGATGACATCTTGCAAGGCTTCGATTTCGTCATCGCCTCCATTCATTCCCAGTTTAACCTGCAAAAGGAGGCCATGACCGAGCGCATCCTCAAGGCCCTGGCCACCCCCTTCTGTACCATGCTGGGGCACATAAGCGGCCGCCTTCTCCTGGCCCGGGAACCTTATGCCTTCGATCTGGAGGCTATCCTAAAATTCGCCGGGGCCCACCAGGTGATCATGGAAATCAACGCCAGTCCCTACCGCCTGGATCTGGACTGGCGCTGGCTGCGCCGGGCTAAAGAATTGGGAATTTTAATCAGTATTAACCCCGACGCCCATAGCCTGGAAGGCCTGGATGACGTAAACTATGGAGTAATGACGGCCCGGAAAGGCTGGCTGGCCCCGGAAGACATACTCAATACCTACCCCCCGGCCGAGGTGGCCCAAATCCTGCGCCGCCGCCGGGCGGGATAA
- the purE gene encoding 5-(carboxyamino)imidazole ribonucleotide mutase — protein sequence MTTSADVGIVLGSASDWPQVEPAAVLLKDWGITCEVVVASAHRAPRQVQAYARDAAARGVKVIIAAAGMAAHLAGVVAAETTLPVIGVPMAGSSLQGLDSLLSTVQMPAGVPVATMAIGAAGAKNAAIFAAQILALSDSRLKEKLKRHKQDLEQNVTQQADKIPAEYRRND from the coding sequence ATGACCACATCAGCAGACGTCGGTATCGTATTGGGCAGCGCCTCGGATTGGCCCCAGGTGGAGCCCGCTGCGGTGTTGCTCAAGGATTGGGGCATCACGTGCGAAGTCGTGGTGGCTTCAGCCCACCGTGCTCCCCGCCAGGTCCAGGCCTACGCCCGGGATGCCGCGGCCCGGGGTGTAAAGGTCATCATTGCCGCGGCCGGGATGGCCGCGCATCTGGCAGGGGTTGTGGCCGCGGAGACCACCTTGCCGGTAATCGGCGTGCCCATGGCAGGCTCCAGTCTCCAGGGGTTGGACAGCTTGTTGTCTACGGTACAGATGCCCGCCGGAGTGCCTGTCGCCACCATGGCCATTGGCGCGGCCGGGGCCAAGAACGCCGCCATCTTTGCCGCCCAAATCCTGGCACTCAGCGACTCGCGTCTTAAAGAAAAGCTCAAGCGCCATAAACAGGACTTGGAGCAGAACGTGACCCAGCAAGCGGATAAGATTCCGGCTGAATATCGCCGCAACGACTAA
- a CDS encoding lytic murein transglycosylase: MVGSRFWGVVAGILLGVLVGATGVQAEPQPVAYVGLKYSLVRHGLDKDFVFKTFADPRNQFLPDVVRKIAHLRKESPDIYKKFLTPETAARGRAYMEAHKAVLTRAEARYGVAAAVIVGILTVESGLGSNTGKYPVFNVFASLAVMDNPEVIREVGLNATPDRLKKKAAWGRRELGIFLEYCASHHVDPFSLCGSWAGAMGFCQFLPSSLNRCGVSASGKGPVDLFTHDDAIFSIACYLHKSGFQIKNRASWSRAVHSYNHSDAYVDTVLTLASWYQ; this comes from the coding sequence ATGGTGGGGAGCCGATTCTGGGGAGTGGTGGCGGGCATCCTCCTGGGGGTGCTGGTAGGGGCGACAGGGGTGCAGGCCGAGCCCCAGCCCGTGGCCTATGTGGGGCTCAAGTACAGCTTGGTGCGCCATGGTCTGGATAAAGACTTCGTCTTTAAGACCTTTGCTGACCCCCGCAATCAATTCCTGCCGGACGTTGTCCGCAAGATCGCTCACCTTCGCAAGGAATCCCCGGATATCTATAAGAAATTCCTGACCCCGGAGACCGCCGCCCGGGGCCGGGCCTATATGGAAGCCCACAAGGCAGTCTTAACTCGGGCCGAAGCCCGCTATGGCGTGGCCGCGGCAGTCATCGTCGGCATCCTCACGGTGGAGTCTGGCCTGGGCAGCAACACCGGCAAATATCCGGTCTTTAACGTCTTTGCCTCTCTGGCCGTCATGGATAACCCCGAGGTGATCCGGGAGGTGGGATTGAACGCGACACCGGACCGCCTGAAAAAGAAGGCGGCCTGGGGCCGACGGGAATTGGGCATATTTCTGGAGTACTGCGCCTCCCATCATGTTGACCCATTTTCCCTCTGCGGCTCCTGGGCCGGGGCCATGGGCTTTTGCCAGTTTCTCCCTTCCAGTCTGAATCGCTGCGGTGTATCGGCCAGCGGCAAAGGCCCGGTGGACCTCTTCACCCACGACGACGCCATCTTCAGCATTGCCTGCTATCTCCACAAGAGCGGCTTTCAGATCAAAAACCGGGCCTCCTGGAGCCGGGCGGTCCATAGCTACAACCACTCCGATGCCTATGTGGACACGGTTTTAACCCTGGCCAGTTGGTACCAATGA
- the argS gene encoding arginine--tRNA ligase gives MRIKQTLRDLITASVENARAAGQLTFVTLPAFEVEATKLADHGDLATNLALVLAKQAKMPPRKVAETIINHLAAPEGMLQKVEIAGPGFINFFIADSYWYKVIPEIHHLGAAYGDSDLGAGQKVQVEFVSANPTGPLHIGHGRGAALGDALANLLRVTGHDVVREYYINDVGNQILTLGKSLYFRLRELAGDVVEFPEEGYQGDYMKDLARDYLAQGKPMPPPEPDPDTLEALGRYAGDVILAGIQQDLDDFGVNFDTWFSETELYRQGLVDQSFTLLRDIGYLYEEDGALWFKATAFGDEKDRVVRRSNGVTTYFASDIAYHLHKFRQGYGLVVDIWGADHHGYVPRLQAAAQALGFTGRLKVILVQLVSLLRQGEPVAMTTRGGTFVTLREVIDEVGKDAARFIFLSRRPDAQLEFDLEVAKQQNSENPVYYVQYAYARLASVFRQAAAQGIVMEELDPHRLSLLTLPEELTILKLLANYPELVESAARNLEPHRITYFLTELAAQLHSYYYKHRFISEDAGLTQARFWLVSSVKTVLAHGLGILGVEAPETM, from the coding sequence ATGCGCATTAAGCAAACCCTACGTGATCTCATCACGGCCTCGGTTGAAAACGCCCGGGCCGCGGGCCAACTCACCTTTGTGACCTTGCCCGCCTTCGAAGTGGAGGCCACGAAACTCGCCGATCATGGCGATCTGGCTACCAACCTGGCCCTGGTCCTGGCCAAGCAGGCCAAGATGCCGCCCCGGAAGGTGGCCGAAACCATCATCAACCACCTCGCGGCCCCGGAAGGCATGCTCCAGAAAGTGGAGATCGCCGGACCAGGCTTTATCAACTTCTTTATCGCCGACAGCTACTGGTACAAAGTGATTCCAGAAATTCACCACCTGGGCGCGGCCTACGGCGACAGCGACCTGGGTGCGGGGCAAAAGGTGCAGGTGGAGTTTGTCAGCGCCAACCCCACCGGGCCTTTGCACATCGGCCACGGCCGCGGCGCCGCGCTGGGTGATGCCCTGGCTAATCTCTTGCGGGTCACCGGACACGACGTGGTGCGGGAATACTACATCAACGACGTGGGCAACCAGATCCTCACTTTAGGCAAGTCCCTCTATTTCCGCCTTCGAGAGTTGGCGGGCGATGTGGTGGAATTTCCTGAGGAAGGCTATCAGGGCGACTACATGAAGGACCTGGCCCGGGACTACCTGGCCCAAGGCAAGCCTATGCCCCCACCAGAGCCCGACCCGGACACCCTGGAAGCCCTGGGCCGCTATGCCGGCGACGTCATCCTGGCGGGCATCCAGCAAGACTTAGATGATTTCGGCGTCAACTTTGATACCTGGTTCAGCGAAACCGAACTCTACCGCCAGGGTCTGGTGGACCAGAGTTTCACCCTGCTGCGGGATATAGGCTATCTTTACGAAGAGGACGGCGCCTTGTGGTTCAAGGCCACCGCGTTCGGGGACGAAAAGGACCGGGTGGTGCGGCGCAGCAACGGGGTCACCACTTACTTCGCCTCGGACATCGCTTACCACCTGCACAAATTCCGGCAGGGCTATGGCCTGGTGGTGGATATCTGGGGGGCCGATCACCACGGCTATGTCCCCCGGCTCCAGGCTGCGGCCCAGGCTTTGGGGTTTACCGGCCGCCTCAAAGTTATCCTGGTGCAATTGGTCTCGCTCCTGCGCCAGGGGGAGCCCGTGGCCATGACCACCAGGGGCGGCACTTTTGTCACCTTGCGGGAGGTCATCGACGAAGTGGGGAAGGATGCCGCCCGCTTCATTTTTCTTTCCCGGCGGCCCGACGCCCAGTTGGAGTTCGACCTGGAAGTGGCCAAACAGCAGAACAGCGAAAACCCGGTCTATTACGTCCAATATGCCTACGCCCGGTTGGCCTCGGTCTTTCGCCAGGCCGCGGCCCAGGGAATTGTCATGGAGGAGCTGGACCCGCATCGCCTCTCTCTCTTGACCCTGCCCGAGGAGTTGACCATCCTCAAGCTACTGGCCAATTATCCCGAACTGGTTGAGAGCGCGGCCCGCAATCTTGAGCCCCATCGCATCACTTATTTCTTGACGGAACTGGCCGCCCAATTGCATAGTTATTATTACAAACATCGCTTTATCTCTGAAGACGCCGGGCTGACCCAGGCCCGCTTTTGGCTGGTAAGCAGCGTGAAGACCGTATTGGCGCATGGTTTGGGGATCTTAGGGGTGGAGGCCCCGGAAACCATGTAG
- a CDS encoding helix-turn-helix transcriptional regulator: MKTTILDEYLKDDEFLRAFAQEDLIMEVTETLCELLEKEKVSRKELAERLGKSKGFVSQLLNGGRNLTLRTVADILHVLGYKVTLTPYKEGEPKQESHIRSHPKRTRNVA, encoded by the coding sequence ATGAAGACTACTATCCTTGATGAATACCTGAAGGATGACGAATTTCTGAGGGCTTTTGCTCAAGAGGATCTTATCATGGAAGTCACCGAAACTCTCTGTGAGCTTCTTGAGAAGGAGAAGGTCTCCCGGAAAGAACTAGCAGAGCGGTTGGGCAAATCCAAAGGATTTGTCTCCCAATTGTTGAACGGCGGGCGCAATCTAACTCTGCGTACCGTGGCTGACATTCTCCACGTCTTGGGCTATAAAGTTACCCTCACCCCATATAAAGAAGGCGAGCCGAAGCAAGAAAGCCATATCAGATCTCACCCCAAGCGAACCAGAAACGTTGCCTAG